A genomic window from Hyla sarda isolate aHylSar1 chromosome 10, aHylSar1.hap1, whole genome shotgun sequence includes:
- the LOC130293893 gene encoding DNA-directed RNA polymerase subunit beta''-like isoform X2: MSECNNHSYKHVCYNYKYNLNYNEVYCIYKYNNHSYKHFFYNYNKLNYKHFFYNYNKLNYKHFSSYYYNKLNYKHFSYNYKLNYKHFSYNYNKLNYKHFSYNYNKLNYKHFSSYYYNKLNYKHFSSYYYNKLNYKHFYNYNKLNYKHFSFNNLNYEHFSYNYNKLNYKHFFYNGLNYKH; this comes from the coding sequence ATGTCAGAATGCAACAACCATAGCTACAAGCACGTCTGCTACAACTACAAGTACAACCTTAACTACAATGAGGTCTACTGCATCTACAAGTACAACAACCACAGCTACAAGCACTTCTTCTACAACTACAACAAGCTCAACTACAAGCACTTCTTCTACAACTACAACAAGCTCAACTACAAGCACTTCTCCTCCTACTACTACAACAAGCTCAACTACAAGCACTTCTCCTACAACTACAAGCTCAACTACAAGCACTTCTCCTACAACTACAACAAGCTCAACTACAAGCACTTCTCCTACAACTACAACAAGCTCAACTACAAGCACTTCTCCTCCTACTACTACAACAAGCTCAACTACAAGCACTTCTCCTCCTACTACTACAACAAGCTCAACTACAAGCACTTCTACAACTACAACAAGCTCAACTACAAGCACTTCTCCTTCAACAACCTCAACTACGAGCACTTTTCCTACAACTACAACAAGCTCAACTACAAGCACTTCTTCTACAACGGGCTCAACTACAAACACTGA